In the genome of Pseudomonadota bacterium, the window GCCTTCTTGTCCTTCTTTCCCTTCTCATCTCCGAAGTTTATCTGGATGTGGGAGAGCTTGAGCTTCTTGAACTCGTCCTGGTTCTTCTCGTAGTAGTCCTTCGCCATCTTTTCTACGGCGTCGTCGACCAGGGCCTGCGCGATGATCACCTTGCGGTAGAGGTCCGCCTTGGCCTTGACCTTGGGATCGCGGTTGATCCCCTCCTTGATGGCCTGCTGGTACAGCAGGTTCTGCTCCACCAGGTTGTCGAGTATCCTCTTCTTGCCTTCGGGGTTGTTGATCTGCTGTGCGATCCTCGGGTTCACCTCGGACAGGAAGTCGAGATCCCCTTCAGTTATCTTTTCGCCGTTGACCTCGACCAGCACCTTGCCCGACGAGGAGCCGCTGCCGCAGCCGGCTGCGTATGCTGCGATTGACACCAGCGCCAGAGCGACAACACCGAACTTTATCATCCTCATGATCCCTCCCCTTTTAGATCGTTTGAAACGGGTCCCTGCAGAAATTTTTGTCTCTATACACCCGCCGGCCGAGCCGTGTCAAATGGAAGGCCTAGCCAAGCCCGAAGCCGCGGAAAGAGCCGCTCGGGCTCTCCCAGCTCACATCCACCCTTTCAACGCGCGCCATGTCCGGCCCCCTGTGGCACCAGGCCACGAACCCCTCCAGATCGGCCCTCGGTCCCTCTGCCACCGCTTCCACGGAGCCGTCCGGCAGGTTGCGGACAAATCCCGTTATCCCCATCCTCTCCGCCTGCCTTATCGTGTTGGCCCTGAAGAAGACCCCCTGGACCATGCCGTGGACGATGATTCGTACTCTCTCCATCGTCCCTCGATGCCAATTTTTTTGTCGGAAATCAAGATGTTACTTGATGCATCACCACAAAAGGGTTAATACGCGGTTAACGGTTAACGGTTAACGGTTTCCGGTTAACGGTTTCCGGGTCCCGGGTCCCGGGTCCCGGATCCCGGTATTTATGCGTATTCTCTGCCTCGACATAGGCTCCAAGCGGATCGGGCTGGCAGCCAGCGACCCGATGGGGCTGATCGCCCAGGGTATCGGCGTGATAGAGAGGCGAGGGGGCGGCCGGGACTTCGACGAGATCATGAGGCATGCGCGTGAGCTCGAGGCGACCCTCATCCTCGTCGGCCTGCCGCTCGACGAGGAGGGCGGTATCGGGCCGCAGGCGGCAAAGGTCGAGGCGTTCACGGCCAGGCTCAAGGGGGCGATGGAGGCCGCTGGCCTCGACACGCCAGTCGAGATGTGGGATGAACGTTTTTCAACGGCGACGGCGGAGCAACGCCTGATCGAGGCGGACGTGAGCAGGAAGAGGCGCAGGGAGGTGATCGACAAGATGGCCGCGGTCGCGATCCTGCAGGACTATCTCGACTCGAGAGGGGATCGGTTGGAGGGAGGGGAGGGGTTCTTAGGATGAGGGCGATTCGCCGCTTTCTCGCATTCGTGCTGATCGCGTCGGCTTTTCTCGCGGCGGCCACCGGGCTCGCGATCTACGTGGGGGCGACGCGCTGGCGTTCGCAGCTCACCGCCGAGGTGCTGATCGAGCCCGGCATGTCGATGCGCGCGATCGCGGCGAGGCTAGCGCGCGAGGGCGTGATCGGCACCCCCCGGCTCTTCGAGGTCGTAGGCAGGGCGAGGGGGGTGGACCGCAGGCTCAAGGCGGGCACCTACGAGTTTCCGGCCGGCGTGAGGATGCCCGAGGTCATGGGGATGCTCGCGCGCGGAGAGGTGAAGCAGTACGCGTTCACGGTCATAGAGGGGTGGACCATAGCCGATATCGCCCGCGCCCTCGAGCGCCAGCCGTTTCTGGTCGACGACGACATGCCCGCGAGGTTCGCGGCCGCGGCGAGGGAGCCGGGAAAGGCCGCGGCGCTGGGCTTCGAGGGGGCGCCCACCCTCGAGGGCTATCTCTTCCCGGACACATATCTTGTCGCAAAGCCCCTCGGAGAGGCAGCCCTCATAAAGGTGATGACCGATCGGTTCGCGGAGGTCTGGAAGGATCTCTCGGCCGAGGGCTCCCCGAGGGAGGGCATGGGCATGAGGGACGTGGTGACGCTCGCCTCGATAGTCGAGAAGGAAACCGGCGACCCCTCGGAGCGCCCCCTCATAGCGTCGGTGTTCTTCAACAGGCTCGGGAGGGGCATGCCCCTGCAGAGCGATCCCACCATCATCTACGGCCTTGTCGATTTCGACGGGAACATACGCAAACAGGACATATCGAACCCGCACCGCTACAACACCTATTTGCATCCCGGGCTGCCGCCCGGCCCGATATGCAGCCCCGGAAAGGCCTCGCTGGCCGCGGTGCTGAACCCCTCGCCGAGCGACTATCTGTATTTCGTGTCGAAAAAAGACGGGACCCACGAGTTCTCCGCCACCCTCTCGGAGCATTCGAGCGCTGTGAGGAGATACCAGCTGAACGGCGGCCGGATGGCCGGCGAGCGATGAAGCGACACGGAGAGTTAAGATGCCCGATCGCCCGATAATCGTGCGCAACGCCTGCATCATAGCGGGCAGGGGCCGCGCGATCCCGTGCGGCTTCATCCTCGCGCGCGGCGGCACGATAGAGTCGCTGGGCGACGACTCCCGCGCGCCCGACGCGCGCGGCGCGAGGGCGATCGACGCGCGCGGCAGGTACGTGCTGCCCGGCCTCGTCAACCCGCACATGCACCTCTACGGCATGCTCGCGCTGGGGGCGCCGGCCCGCAGGGCGAGGGCGTTCGGCCAGGTGCTGGAGAGGCTCTGGTGGCGGCTGGACAGGGCGCTCACACTCGACGATGTCCACGCTAGCGCGCTTCTCGGCGCGATCGCCTCGGTCCGCGCAGGGGTGACCACGGTCTTCGACCACCATGCGAGCTACGGCGCGATACGCGGCTCGCTCCACACGGTATCGGAGGCGGTGAGGCAGGTGGGCCTCAGGGCGTGCCTCTCGTTCGAGATCTCCGATCGCGGGGGCAGGCGGCTCCGCGACGAGGCGGCCGAGGAGAGCGCGTCGTTTCTCGAATCGATCCGCGCGAGGATCGCGAGGGAGCCCGGCTGCCTGCAGCGGGGCATGGTGGGGCTGCACGCCTCTATGACGCTCTCGGACGCCACCATCGAGGCGGCGCGCGAGCTGATGGAGGTCTACGGCGTGGGCGCGCACGTGCACGTGGCCGAGGGTGCGGAGGACGTCGCCGCGACCCGGCGGCGCTTCAGGATCACGCCCGCCGCCAGGTTCGCGGAGATGGGCGTGCTGCGCAGAGGCTCTATCGCGGCCCACTGCGTGCACGTGAACGGGAGGGACATCTCCCTGCTCAAGAGAAGCGGCGCCACGGTCGCGCACAACCCGATGTCCAACCTCGCCAACGCGGTCGGCGTGGCGCCTGTGCTCGCAATGGCCCGCGCCGGCGTGCCGGTGGCCATAGGCACCGACGGGATGTCGGCCGGGATTTCGCAGGACGCGCTCCTGGCCTCGGTCGTGCACAGGGCGGGCGCCCGCGACGCGCAGGCCGGGATGCGCGAGGCGGCCTATGCGATATGGGGCGCGGCCCCCGAGCTCGCGTCGGGTGCGTTCGGCTGCGGGCTGGGCCGGCTGAGGAGGGGGGCGGCCGCGGACTTCATAATTGTGGATGCGGTCCCGCGCACGCCGGTCACAGCGGCGAACGCGGAGGCGCACCTCATCTTCGGCGCCCTGTCGGCGCCGGTGCGCACCACGATCGTTGCGGGCAGGGAGCTCATGCGCGACTTCGAGATCAGGGGGTTCGACGAGGTTTCGCTGGCCGCCAGGGCGAGGCGGCTTGCCGCCCGCCTCTGGAAGCGCATGTGAATCGCCTGTTTTTGGGATTTGGTGCTTGGAATTTTGCCGGATGGGAATATAGAATTCGGGCAGCAGCGGGGGATGATATGGCGCAGAAGCGGATATGGGGTCCCACATTCGAGGAGATGCTCCACCCTGAGAAGATCCCCGAAAAGACCAGGGCAGATGCGCGCGCGGCGTATGAATCGCAGCCGCTCTCCCCGCTGAACCTCTACAACATCAACTGGCGCGACTTCGAGGGCGGGGTGCGCCACGTCGTGATCCCTAGGGAGATCACCGGCATAGAGGCCGACATCTGCCTCCTCATCGGCTGTTTCTTCCCCACCGGCAGCCACAAGGTGGGCGCAACGTACTCGTGCACCGTGGAGAGGCAGGCCCGCGGTGAGATCAGCCCGGGGAGGCACAGGCTCGTCTGGCCCAGCACCGGCAACTACGGCGTGGGCGGGGCCTACGTGGGCGAGAGGATGGGCTACGACTCGCTCGTGATCCTGCCCGAGGAGATGAGCCAGGAGCGCTTCGA includes:
- a CDS encoding SurA N-terminal domain-containing protein yields the protein MRMIKFGVVALALVSIAAYAAGCGSGSSSGKVLVEVNGEKITEGDLDFLSEVNPRIAQQINNPEGKKRILDNLVEQNLLYQQAIKEGINRDPKVKAKADLYRKVIIAQALVDDAVEKMAKDYYEKNQDEFKKLKLSHIQINFGDEKGKKDKKA
- a CDS encoding acylphosphatase; this translates as MERVRIIVHGMVQGVFFRANTIRQAERMGITGFVRNLPDGSVEAVAEGPRADLEGFVAWCHRGPDMARVERVDVSWESPSGSFRGFGLG
- the ruvX gene encoding Holliday junction resolvase RuvX, with product MRILCLDIGSKRIGLAASDPMGLIAQGIGVIERRGGGRDFDEIMRHARELEATLILVGLPLDEEGGIGPQAAKVEAFTARLKGAMEAAGLDTPVEMWDERFSTATAEQRLIEADVSRKRRREVIDKMAAVAILQDYLDSRGDRLEGGEGFLG
- the mltG gene encoding endolytic transglycosylase MltG, whose product is MRAIRRFLAFVLIASAFLAAATGLAIYVGATRWRSQLTAEVLIEPGMSMRAIAARLAREGVIGTPRLFEVVGRARGVDRRLKAGTYEFPAGVRMPEVMGMLARGEVKQYAFTVIEGWTIADIARALERQPFLVDDDMPARFAAAAREPGKAAALGFEGAPTLEGYLFPDTYLVAKPLGEAALIKVMTDRFAEVWKDLSAEGSPREGMGMRDVVTLASIVEKETGDPSERPLIASVFFNRLGRGMPLQSDPTIIYGLVDFDGNIRKQDISNPHRYNTYLHPGLPPGPICSPGKASLAAVLNPSPSDYLYFVSKKDGTHEFSATLSEHSSAVRRYQLNGGRMAGER
- a CDS encoding amidohydrolase family protein, whose protein sequence is MPDRPIIVRNACIIAGRGRAIPCGFILARGGTIESLGDDSRAPDARGARAIDARGRYVLPGLVNPHMHLYGMLALGAPARRARAFGQVLERLWWRLDRALTLDDVHASALLGAIASVRAGVTTVFDHHASYGAIRGSLHTVSEAVRQVGLRACLSFEISDRGGRRLRDEAAEESASFLESIRARIAREPGCLQRGMVGLHASMTLSDATIEAARELMEVYGVGAHVHVAEGAEDVAATRRRFRITPAARFAEMGVLRRGSIAAHCVHVNGRDISLLKRSGATVAHNPMSNLANAVGVAPVLAMARAGVPVAIGTDGMSAGISQDALLASVVHRAGARDAQAGMREAAYAIWGAAPELASGAFGCGLGRLRRGAAADFIIVDAVPRTPVTAANAEAHLIFGALSAPVRTTIVAGRELMRDFEIRGFDEVSLAARARRLAARLWKRM